In the Thermodesulfovibrio yellowstonii DSM 11347 genome, one interval contains:
- the rsmH gene encoding 16S rRNA (cytosine(1402)-N(4))-methyltransferase RsmH, with protein sequence MDYKKIHIPVMVKEVIQLLNPYGGIYVDATLGCGGHSLAILKRLSPDGRLIGIDRDESAIFYANRILDDSRVILRKASFSHLKEVLSELNIEKIDGIIFDLGVSMLQLKDFERGFSFHSEERLDMRMDQTEPLTAWDVVNKYPEQKLTQIFRDYGDEPFARRIAREIIRQRGKKTIDTCKELADLVKKTVPRHGRLHPATQIFQAIRIEVNREFEELRQGLLQAVELLNSGGRICVISYHSGEDRVVKNFFREEEQKGNLRILTKKPLLPSLEEVAKNPSARSARLRGGEKI encoded by the coding sequence ATGGATTATAAAAAAATACACATTCCTGTAATGGTTAAGGAAGTTATTCAACTTCTGAATCCTTACGGAGGTATATATGTTGATGCCACCTTAGGCTGTGGTGGGCATTCTTTAGCGATACTTAAAAGGCTTAGCCCAGATGGCAGATTAATCGGCATTGACAGGGATGAGTCTGCTATTTTTTATGCTAATAGAATTCTGGATGATTCAAGGGTGATTTTAAGAAAAGCAAGCTTTTCTCATCTTAAAGAAGTTTTGTCAGAGTTAAATATTGAAAAAATTGACGGGATAATTTTTGATCTTGGTGTTTCAATGCTTCAACTTAAGGATTTTGAAAGAGGATTTAGTTTTCATTCTGAGGAAAGACTTGATATGAGAATGGATCAGACAGAACCATTGACAGCATGGGATGTTGTAAACAAATATCCTGAGCAAAAGTTAACTCAAATTTTTAGAGATTATGGTGATGAGCCTTTTGCAAGGAGAATAGCAAGAGAAATTATAAGACAGAGAGGCAAAAAAACTATTGATACATGTAAAGAGCTTGCAGATTTAGTAAAAAAAACTGTTCCAAGACATGGGAGGCTTCATCCTGCCACTCAGATTTTTCAAGCAATAAGAATTGAAGTAAACAGGGAATTTGAAGAACTTAGACAAGGATTGTTGCAGGCAGTTGAATTATTAAACTCTGGTGGAAGAATTTGTGTAATCTCTTATCATTCAGGTGAAGACAGAGTTGTAAAAAATTTTTTCAGAGAGGAAGAACAAAAAGGAAATCTGCGTATTCTTACTAAAAAACCTCTTTTACCATCTCTTGAAGAAGTTGCTAAAAATCCATCAGCAAGAAGCGCAAGGCTAAGAGGGGGTGAAAAAATATGA
- the mraZ gene encoding division/cell wall cluster transcriptional repressor MraZ: MISFIGKYYHNLDQKGRVIMPASLREVLTNKYSSGELYLTNAPFDKALHLYPLEEWLKLEEKIRGLPKSDESVMYFLRRVIASAIPCELDKQGRILIPYEHRQDAGINSAVVIVGQIERIEIWDKATWDSITDPTKVDIKRIQDALAKYGL; encoded by the coding sequence ATGATATCTTTCATAGGAAAATATTACCATAATCTTGATCAAAAGGGAAGAGTTATAATGCCAGCCTCCCTTAGGGAGGTTCTGACAAATAAATATTCTTCGGGCGAACTCTATCTTACGAATGCTCCTTTTGATAAAGCCTTACATCTTTATCCTCTTGAGGAATGGTTGAAACTTGAAGAAAAAATAAGAGGGCTACCTAAGTCTGATGAATCTGTAATGTATTTTTTAAGGAGAGTTATCGCTTCTGCAATACCATGTGAACTTGATAAACAAGGAAGAATATTGATTCCTTATGAACATAGACAAGATGCTGGTATTAACTCTGCAGTTGTTATTGTTGGTCAGATTGAAAGAATTGAAATATGGGATAAGGCTACTTGGGATAGCATTACTGATCCCACAAAGGTAGATATAAAGAGGATACAAGATGCTCTTGCTAAGTATGGATTATAA
- the bioF gene encoding 8-amino-7-oxononanoate synthase, producing the protein MSEKFFEIFEKKLEKLKEQNLYRSVKDMESRHGMEITIQGKKYINFASNDYLGLSQHPLVKEAGIDAIKTFGAGGGASRLLSGGTILHRKLEELLSEFKNTESCLILNSGYTANTSLIPALAGENDIIFSDELNHASIIDGCRLSRAEKIIYKHADIEDLKKLIRNISCKGKKVIITDTVFSMDGDIAPIRELYELCKAEGALLYIDDAHGTGVLGNGYGILKHLGLQTEAFVIQMGTLSKAIGVFGAFVCGDSSIIDWFINSARGFIFSTSLPPSTVASAYASLKIIMEDKELIKRLWQNIEKVMEIIKNLELKTTKTQTPIIPILFENIEQAIKASRILYDSGIYAPVIRPPTVKTPRIRITITAGHSDNDIEKLSGALTLLNSIF; encoded by the coding sequence ATGTCTGAAAAATTTTTTGAAATTTTTGAAAAAAAGCTTGAAAAACTTAAAGAACAAAATCTTTACCGTTCAGTAAAAGATATGGAATCAAGGCATGGAATGGAAATTACAATTCAAGGTAAAAAATACATAAATTTTGCATCAAATGACTATCTTGGACTAAGTCAACATCCACTGGTCAAAGAAGCTGGTATAGATGCAATCAAAACATTTGGCGCTGGGGGAGGAGCTTCAAGACTTTTAAGTGGAGGCACTATTTTACATAGAAAACTTGAAGAACTTTTATCCGAATTTAAAAACACAGAAAGCTGCCTTATTCTTAATTCTGGCTATACAGCTAATACTTCTTTAATTCCTGCATTAGCAGGAGAAAATGATATTATTTTCAGCGATGAACTTAATCATGCAAGCATAATAGACGGTTGCCGACTAAGCAGAGCAGAAAAAATTATCTACAAACATGCCGATATTGAGGATTTAAAAAAATTAATTAGAAATATATCTTGCAAAGGCAAGAAAGTAATCATAACAGACACAGTTTTCAGTATGGATGGAGACATAGCGCCAATCAGAGAACTTTATGAATTATGCAAAGCTGAAGGGGCTTTACTTTATATTGATGATGCTCATGGAACTGGAGTATTGGGTAATGGTTACGGCATATTGAAACATCTGGGACTACAGACAGAGGCTTTTGTAATTCAGATGGGAACACTTTCTAAAGCAATCGGAGTTTTTGGAGCATTTGTCTGCGGCGATTCATCCATTATTGACTGGTTTATAAACTCTGCAAGAGGTTTTATTTTTTCAACTTCTTTACCTCCAAGCACTGTTGCTTCTGCTTATGCTTCTTTAAAAATTATTATGGAAGACAAAGAATTGATTAAAAGGCTCTGGCAGAATATTGAAAAAGTTATGGAGATAATAAAAAATCTTGAACTTAAAACAACAAAAACACAAACTCCGATTATTCCCATTCTTTTTGAAAACATTGAACAAGCAATAAAGGCTTCAAGGATTCTATATGATTCAGGTATTTATGCACCTGTTATCAGACCTCCTACTGTAAAAACTCCAAGAATCAGAATAACAATAACTGCAGGGCATTCTGATAATGATATTGAAAAACTATCTGGAGCATTAACTTTATTAAATTCAATTTTTTGA
- a CDS encoding glycoside hydrolase family 3 protein — MENLMNLIIARLDGEKINDSLYTHYIEKLVKEGIAGFIVFGGDYDEIKNFIDYLQSIASEPLIIASDIERGVGQQIKGGSLIPSQMGIAAGFDLKENRQELESLYSIVIKEALDVGINLALIPVLDVNREPKNPIICTRAFSDNPEIVSEYGKFVIKLFESYGLSTCGKHFPGHGGTQIDSHLELPYLIYEIEIHLKPFKEAIKAKVSSIMVGHIVADDMKPASLSENVINKLLKQNMCFNGAVLTDAMNMRALIDYENPHALALIAGADIILHPEQPYTALEEIKKAYMQGLISDRRIKEAYRRIKRLKKLKTKKTIINNEDISLIHKAFKKTVTVIKNEINDLNSKKIVPYLTGVYTEEIKKVFQNYFGSAYDLQDYRKSNAIPLIAAFTNIKAAGKEYVLKSQQNMIIKEIISNTDAIVVSFGNPYVLRPFKKAKAIISLYDSHEHAVLAFLDVFNEGFKNTGRLPIKIEWLDD; from the coding sequence ATGGAAAATTTAATGAATTTAATCATAGCAAGGCTTGATGGTGAAAAAATAAATGATTCCCTATACACACACTATATTGAAAAACTTGTTAAAGAAGGAATTGCAGGTTTCATAGTTTTTGGTGGAGACTATGATGAAATAAAAAATTTCATTGACTATCTTCAAAGCATAGCATCAGAACCATTAATCATTGCTTCAGACATTGAAAGAGGTGTTGGACAGCAGATAAAAGGTGGAAGTTTGATTCCCTCACAGATGGGAATTGCCGCAGGATTTGATTTGAAGGAAAACAGACAGGAACTTGAATCTCTGTATTCAATTGTAATAAAAGAAGCATTGGATGTGGGAATAAATCTTGCACTTATTCCTGTTTTGGATGTGAATAGAGAGCCTAAAAATCCAATAATATGCACAAGAGCTTTTTCAGATAATCCTGAAATTGTTTCGGAATATGGCAAATTTGTTATAAAACTCTTTGAATCTTACGGATTATCAACATGCGGAAAACATTTTCCAGGTCATGGTGGAACACAAATAGACTCTCATCTGGAACTTCCTTATCTTATATATGAAATTGAAATACATCTTAAACCATTTAAGGAAGCAATTAAAGCTAAGGTTTCTTCAATTATGGTTGGTCATATAGTTGCTGATGATATGAAACCTGCGTCTCTTTCGGAAAATGTGATCAATAAATTGCTAAAACAGAACATGTGTTTTAATGGAGCAGTTCTTACAGATGCGATGAATATGAGAGCTTTAATAGATTATGAAAATCCTCATGCTTTAGCTCTTATAGCAGGAGCAGATATAATTCTACATCCAGAACAACCATATACTGCTTTAGAAGAGATAAAAAAAGCTTATATGCAGGGCTTAATTAGTGACAGAAGAATAAAAGAAGCTTACAGAAGAATTAAGAGGTTAAAAAAGCTCAAAACAAAAAAAACGATTATTAATAATGAAGATATTTCCTTAATTCATAAAGCATTTAAAAAAACAGTTACAGTTATAAAAAATGAAATAAATGATTTGAATTCTAAGAAAATCGTCCCTTATCTTACAGGAGTCTATACTGAGGAAATAAAAAAAGTATTTCAGAACTATTTTGGTTCTGCCTATGATTTACAGGATTATAGAAAATCAAATGCAATACCTTTAATTGCAGCATTCACAAATATTAAGGCTGCTGGAAAGGAATACGTATTAAAATCGCAACAAAACATGATAATTAAGGAAATCATATCAAATACAGATGCAATTGTTGTATCTTTCGGTAATCCCTATGTTTTAAGACCTTTTAAGAAAGCAAAGGCTATAATTTCACTTTATGATTCCCATGAACACGCTGTGCTTGCTTTTCTGGATGTATTCAATGAAGGGTTCAAAAATACGGGCAGACTCCCTATCAAAATAGAATGGCTTGATGACTAA
- a CDS encoding AmpG family muropeptide MFS transporter, with protein sequence MTKRTKDIAVVTVLGFASGLPFPLIGGTLQAWLTTEGIDIKTIGIFTVLTFPYSFKFLWSAIFDRFNIVGLGRRRGWIIICQILILFGTFLMITFTPEHLLIFSILAAMIAFFSASQDISIDAYRTEILRPEDRGIGAAFSVTAYRIALIVAGGLCLLLADYLGWQIALTIITSLLVLGIITTFWADEPKGIKKPTTFKESFIEPFRDLLKREKSIILLLFIVLYKIGDAYASSLSTAFFIRGIGFSLTEVGTVNKIGGLISAIAGSILGGFLLRKISLYKALISFGILQAVSNIMFMVLAIEGKNFSLFVSTVVIENLTGGMGTTAFLALLMGLCNRSFAATQYALLSSLASLGRVIISPTAGFIVESIGWAAFYFLTFLVAIPGLFLIISLKKIIFNVSEK encoded by the coding sequence ATGACTAAAAGAACAAAGGATATAGCAGTTGTAACAGTTCTTGGTTTTGCTTCTGGACTGCCTTTTCCACTTATAGGTGGGACACTACAGGCATGGCTTACAACTGAAGGAATTGATATAAAAACAATAGGCATTTTCACAGTTCTTACCTTTCCATACAGTTTTAAATTTCTCTGGTCTGCTATATTTGACAGATTCAATATTGTAGGACTTGGAAGAAGACGTGGTTGGATTATCATTTGTCAAATTTTAATTCTATTTGGCACCTTTTTAATGATAACATTTACTCCTGAGCATCTTTTAATTTTCAGTATATTAGCAGCAATGATTGCTTTTTTTTCAGCATCTCAGGACATCTCAATTGATGCTTATAGAACAGAAATACTCAGACCAGAAGACAGAGGAATCGGAGCAGCATTTTCAGTAACTGCATACAGAATTGCATTGATTGTTGCAGGCGGTCTTTGTCTTTTGCTTGCAGACTATCTTGGATGGCAGATTGCTTTAACAATAATAACTTCACTTTTAGTTTTAGGAATAATTACCACTTTCTGGGCAGATGAACCAAAGGGAATAAAAAAACCGACTACATTTAAAGAGTCATTTATTGAACCCTTTAGAGATTTACTTAAAAGAGAAAAAAGCATTATTTTGCTATTATTTATTGTTTTATATAAAATTGGCGACGCCTATGCAAGCTCTCTCAGTACAGCCTTTTTTATTAGAGGCATAGGATTTTCCCTTACTGAGGTGGGTACAGTTAATAAAATTGGCGGGCTTATTTCAGCAATTGCAGGTTCAATATTAGGAGGATTTTTACTCAGAAAAATAAGCCTTTATAAAGCATTAATTTCATTTGGCATACTTCAGGCAGTATCAAATATTATGTTTATGGTTTTAGCAATAGAAGGAAAAAACTTTTCATTGTTTGTATCCACCGTAGTCATTGAAAATCTAACAGGTGGAATGGGAACCACGGCATTTTTAGCTCTTTTAATGGGATTATGCAACCGTAGTTTTGCTGCAACTCAGTATGCGCTGCTTTCATCATTAGCATCTCTTGGAAGAGTAATTATAAGTCCAACAGCAGGTTTTATTGTTGAAAGCATTGGCTGGGCAGCTTTTTATTTTCTCACTTTCCTTGTGGCAATTCCAGGGCTTTTTTTAATCATTAGTTTAAAGAAAATCATATTTAATGTTTCTGAAAAGTAA
- a CDS encoding C-GCAxxG-C-C family protein produces MKRRDALKIFGGILGGGLLLTSSSWIADNLNASQPNKLPQLPWTYKSIDPKKAAERAYFGFYKGRCCYGAFDAIIGTLQDEVGFPFTGIPTELFVFGRSGIAETGSTCGALIGVAGAIFLLTGGVDKEKQDRAYKIIQDVFRFYEQEALPKYIPEKPKLNMQMKATVANSPICHISVSKWCAVTKFKAASKERDERCARITADCVLYALKLLEAEYKGSFKGAYPIKAKTKTCMDCHDKKDALNNTKGNMECGTCHFDGKINKTTKHPPF; encoded by the coding sequence GTGAAAAGAAGAGATGCATTAAAAATTTTTGGAGGAATCTTAGGTGGAGGTTTACTTTTGACGAGCAGTAGCTGGATAGCTGATAACTTAAATGCTTCTCAGCCCAATAAGCTTCCTCAACTTCCATGGACTTACAAATCTATTGATCCTAAAAAAGCTGCTGAAAGAGCTTACTTTGGTTTTTACAAAGGTAGGTGCTGTTACGGAGCATTTGATGCCATTATAGGAACTCTTCAAGATGAAGTTGGATTTCCTTTTACTGGAATCCCAACAGAACTTTTTGTTTTTGGTAGAAGCGGGATAGCTGAAACTGGTTCTACTTGTGGAGCTCTAATAGGAGTTGCTGGTGCTATTTTTCTTCTTACAGGTGGTGTAGACAAAGAAAAGCAGGATAGAGCCTATAAAATTATACAGGATGTGTTTCGTTTCTATGAACAAGAAGCACTCCCTAAGTATATTCCTGAAAAACCAAAATTAAACATGCAGATGAAAGCTACTGTTGCCAATTCACCAATTTGTCATATCTCTGTTTCAAAATGGTGTGCAGTAACTAAATTTAAAGCTGCTTCAAAGGAACGAGATGAGAGATGTGCAAGAATTACCGCTGATTGTGTTCTTTATGCTCTTAAGTTATTAGAAGCTGAATATAAGGGAAGTTTTAAAGGAGCTTATCCTATTAAGGCAAAAACTAAAACATGTATGGACTGTCATGATAAAAAGGATGCTCTCAATAATACAAAAGGGAATATGGAATGTGGAACTTGTCATTTTGATGGGAAAATTAATAAAACTACAAAACATCCACCATTTTAA
- a CDS encoding response regulator, producing MNNSNQTILIVDDNIDTVELLRKRLKAEGYNTEEAYDGEEALKKVYEVYPDLIILDVMMPKMDGYEVCQRLKTDDRTKFIPIIMLTAKSDVESKVKGFDIGADDYVPKPFDYRELSARVRSLITRKETAEKVIEEEKTESVRKLIDSLSHEIRNPIVSIAGFTKKVYDNLPPGDPNKPYLMTILQEAERLERLLKEILNLKMIAIGFLENVNPKIAIEEILEELEKEIEDKAIEVETDFKDVPSFYIDKEHFKIVLRNIIKNAIEAMEKSEKRLLKISLEQVKNEIEIRISDTGKGIPKELIKKIFDPFFTSKVYGPGLGLSVALTIVQYYKGFISVESEPGKGSTFIIRIPVKGR from the coding sequence ATGAATAACTCAAATCAGACAATTTTAATTGTTGATGATAACATAGATACAGTGGAACTTTTGAGAAAAAGACTGAAAGCTGAAGGCTACAATACGGAAGAAGCCTATGATGGTGAAGAAGCTTTAAAGAAAGTATATGAAGTTTACCCAGACTTAATAATTCTTGATGTAATGATGCCTAAAATGGACGGCTATGAAGTTTGTCAAAGACTCAAAACAGATGATAGAACAAAATTTATTCCTATAATTATGCTTACAGCTAAATCTGATGTGGAAAGTAAAGTTAAAGGATTTGACATTGGCGCTGATGATTATGTCCCGAAACCTTTTGATTATAGAGAACTTTCAGCAAGAGTTCGTTCTCTGATTACAAGAAAAGAAACAGCAGAGAAAGTAATAGAAGAAGAGAAAACTGAGTCAGTAAGAAAACTTATTGACAGTCTTTCTCATGAAATAAGAAATCCCATTGTGAGTATCGCAGGATTTACAAAAAAAGTATATGACAATTTACCACCTGGTGATCCAAATAAACCATATCTAATGACCATACTTCAGGAGGCAGAAAGACTTGAGAGACTTTTAAAAGAAATTTTAAATCTTAAAATGATTGCCATAGGTTTTTTGGAAAATGTTAATCCTAAAATTGCCATAGAAGAGATTTTAGAAGAACTTGAAAAGGAGATAGAAGATAAAGCAATAGAGGTGGAAACAGACTTTAAAGATGTGCCATCTTTTTATATAGATAAGGAACATTTTAAAATTGTTCTTCGCAATATTATTAAGAATGCAATAGAAGCAATGGAAAAATCCGAAAAACGTCTGTTAAAAATTTCTCTTGAACAAGTGAAAAATGAGATAGAGATAAGAATTTCTGATACAGGTAAAGGAATTCCAAAAGAACTGATTAAGAAAATATTTGATCCATTTTTTACCTCAAAGGTATACGGACCAGGGCTTGGGTTATCTGTAGCTCTTACAATTGTTCAGTATTATAAAGGTTTTATTTCAGTTGAAAGTGAACCCGGAAAAGGTAGCACATTTATAATAAGAATTCCTGTGAAAGGAAGATAA
- a CDS encoding response regulator, with the protein MKTILVVDDNEDSRELVKKILKKHGYEVIEAVDGEDAIAKALAYRPDLILMDISIPKIDGYEATRRLKERPDFKDTPIIAFTAHAMRGDQEKALQAGCNGYISKPINVREFPEQIKIYLKEK; encoded by the coding sequence GTGAAAACAATCCTTGTTGTTGATGATAATGAAGATTCAAGAGAGCTTGTGAAAAAGATATTAAAAAAACACGGATATGAAGTAATAGAAGCAGTTGATGGAGAAGATGCTATAGCAAAGGCTTTAGCATATAGACCAGACTTAATTCTTATGGACATTTCAATCCCAAAGATTGATGGCTATGAAGCTACACGAAGATTAAAAGAGAGACCCGATTTCAAAGATACTCCTATAATAGCTTTTACTGCCCATGCTATGAGAGGAGATCAGGAAAAAGCTCTTCAGGCTGGATGTAATGGTTATATATCAAAACCAATTAATGTCAGAGAGTTCCCAGAACAGATAAAGATTTATTTAAAGGAAAAATGA